In a single window of the Flavobacterium sp. W4I14 genome:
- a CDS encoding hypothetical protein (product_source=Hypo-rule applied; pfam=PF12771; superfamily=48452) — translation MKKLNQSIYYCLMVLALSSSCNKFKDSINTDPNNPTKASGTQLIANSEQFLPTLSSSPYGVHYPQYLSNTSFPDNSRYVTTNFDFYGLYKGPMINLENVITNTSLDASEGPIANQIAVAKILKAYFMWHATDRWGPLPYTEALKGKDNFTPKYDSQQSIYNSLFALLDDANASFVTGNLKNDIVYGGDVAKWKRLGNTIHLLMALRLSKVDPTKGSAEFNKAIANGIMTANTDNLAYPHLAVTAQENYWYNSFTVLSRNWFAVSKPVVDFMKPLNDPRLPVFATKNTAGDYVGLDYGLATTVTPGNYSLLGTAIRQQNSPVYLVTYAQALFALAEAAKIPWIAGGDAVAKMNYDLAIEQSIRQWNNNDISGLAAYKLNTSVIYNPLTALEQIGNQRWVHLFMHGYEGWAEWRRTGFPSFLAPAPNNNNKPIPRREGYPTQEQANNTENYKAAIAAFPYLGSDDLNARVWWDKP, via the coding sequence ATGAAAAAATTAAATCAATCAATATACTATTGCTTAATGGTTTTAGCCTTATCAAGCAGCTGTAATAAATTTAAGGATTCGATAAATACCGATCCTAATAACCCAACTAAGGCGAGCGGTACACAATTAATTGCAAATTCAGAGCAGTTTTTACCTACGCTTAGCTCTTCTCCATATGGTGTGCACTATCCGCAATATTTATCCAATACTTCATTCCCTGATAACTCCAGGTATGTGACCACTAATTTCGATTTTTATGGCTTATATAAAGGCCCAATGATTAACCTGGAGAATGTAATCACCAATACCTCTCTTGATGCAAGTGAGGGACCGATTGCTAACCAGATTGCAGTGGCAAAAATACTGAAAGCCTATTTTATGTGGCATGCAACAGATCGGTGGGGACCTTTGCCGTATACTGAAGCTTTAAAGGGAAAGGACAATTTTACGCCTAAATACGATTCTCAACAGAGCATTTACAATAGCCTTTTTGCATTACTTGATGATGCAAACGCGAGTTTTGTTACTGGTAACTTAAAAAATGATATTGTTTATGGTGGCGATGTTGCCAAATGGAAACGTTTAGGCAATACCATTCATTTATTAATGGCGCTACGCTTAAGCAAGGTTGATCCGACAAAAGGAAGTGCAGAATTTAATAAAGCTATTGCCAATGGAATTATGACTGCAAATACCGATAACTTAGCTTATCCTCATTTGGCTGTTACTGCCCAGGAAAATTATTGGTACAATTCGTTTACCGTACTTAGCAGGAATTGGTTTGCAGTGAGTAAACCAGTAGTAGATTTTATGAAGCCACTAAACGATCCACGACTGCCTGTTTTTGCTACAAAGAATACAGCAGGTGATTATGTTGGCTTGGATTACGGATTAGCTACTACAGTTACGCCAGGCAATTACTCATTACTTGGAACAGCCATACGCCAACAAAACTCCCCGGTTTATTTGGTTACTTATGCGCAAGCGTTATTTGCATTAGCTGAAGCTGCTAAAATTCCATGGATTGCTGGTGGTGATGCGGTTGCTAAAATGAATTACGATCTTGCCATTGAACAATCCATTCGTCAATGGAACAATAACGATATCAGTGGATTAGCTGCGTATAAATTAAATACTTCTGTAATATATAACCCACTTACCGCATTAGAGCAGATTGGTAATCAACGTTGGGTGCATTTATTTATGCATGGTTATGAGGGCTGGGCCGAATGGCGTAGAACTGGTTTTCCTAGCTTTTTGGCTCCAGCACCAAACAACAACAACAAACCGATACCAAGAAGAGAAGGTTATCCTACGCAAGAACAGGCTAATAATACCGAGAATTACAAAGCTGCAATTGCAGCCTTTCCTTATCTGGGTAGCGATGATTTAAATGCCCGGGTTTGGTGGGATAAACCTTAA
- a CDS encoding spore maturation protein SpmA (product_source=COG2715; cog=COG2715; pfam=PF07670; transmembrane_helix_parts=Inside_1_4,TMhelix_5_27,Outside_28_55,TMhelix_56_78,Inside_79_169) codes for MALSRIWSAFIIVAIVVASIKCFFFGHSDIFNWMVIGKSSDPLNPLKLDGIIETCWIAVDLCIKLIGTLALFMGLMSIAEKAGGIRLLSRIIGPFFSKLFPEIPKGHPSMGHMIMNFSANLLGLDNAATPFGIKAMESLQELNPNKDVASNSQIMFCMLTCCRFMFNSS; via the coding sequence ATGGCATTAAGCAGAATTTGGTCAGCATTTATTATCGTGGCTATTGTAGTAGCAAGTATTAAATGTTTCTTTTTCGGACATAGCGATATTTTTAACTGGATGGTAATCGGTAAATCTTCCGATCCCTTAAACCCTTTAAAATTAGACGGCATTATCGAAACCTGCTGGATTGCGGTGGACCTTTGCATTAAATTAATCGGAACACTGGCTTTGTTTATGGGGTTAATGAGCATCGCCGAAAAAGCAGGCGGTATCCGTTTATTATCGAGGATTATCGGCCCATTTTTCTCTAAGCTCTTTCCCGAAATCCCAAAAGGACACCCATCTATGGGCCATATGATTATGAATTTTTCTGCCAACCTGTTAGGCCTGGATAATGCAGCCACTCCATTTGGTATAAAGGCGATGGAAAGTTTGCAGGAACTTAATCCAAATAAGGATGTTGCCAGCAATTCGCAGATTATGTTTTGTATGCTTACATGCTGCAGGTTTATGTTTAATTCCAGTTAG
- a CDS encoding spore maturation protein SpmB (product_source=COG0700; cog=COG0700; superfamily=161098; transmembrane_helix_parts=Inside_1_6,TMhelix_7_29,Outside_30_38,TMhelix_39_61,Inside_62_67,TMhelix_68_90,Outside_91_99,TMhelix_100_122,Inside_123_142,TMhelix_143_165,Outside_166_224,TMhelix_225_247,Inside_248_253,TMhelix_254_276,Outside_277_277), which translates to MLPAIRRLCFVCLHAAGLCLIPVSVIAIRSTQNAQDPTDIFIPCLIVTFVGTMAAMLIVSFKQKINLLQPVIITWVLSISAVVGLLVWYVSKLNAESIKSFSGLLSGGIILLIFLLIVLGALYKKIDVFDAFIDGAKGGFETALKIIPYLVGILVAVSMLRTSGTFDVIMSGIKNMFVFFGADTKFVDALPTALIRPLSGGAARGMMVSTMISSGPDSFASKLSGVFQGASDTTFYVVAVYFGSVGIKNTRYAIGSMLLADLVGVCTAIALSYMFFA; encoded by the coding sequence ATGTTGCCAGCAATTCGCAGATTATGTTTTGTATGCTTACATGCTGCAGGTTTATGTTTAATTCCAGTTAGTGTAATTGCCATTAGGTCAACTCAAAATGCCCAAGATCCCACCGATATTTTCATCCCGTGTTTGATTGTAACTTTTGTTGGTACCATGGCTGCCATGCTCATTGTATCCTTCAAACAAAAGATAAATCTACTTCAACCCGTTATCATTACCTGGGTATTAAGTATCTCTGCAGTAGTTGGTTTACTGGTTTGGTATGTAAGCAAATTAAATGCAGAAAGCATAAAATCATTTTCGGGCCTATTAAGTGGTGGAATAATTTTATTGATCTTTTTATTGATTGTATTGGGTGCACTATATAAAAAAATAGATGTTTTTGATGCGTTTATTGATGGTGCCAAAGGCGGATTTGAAACTGCGCTTAAAATTATTCCTTATTTAGTTGGAATTTTAGTCGCGGTAAGCATGCTGAGAACCAGCGGAACTTTTGATGTGATCATGAGCGGGATTAAAAACATGTTCGTATTTTTTGGAGCTGACACCAAATTTGTTGATGCGTTGCCCACAGCTTTGATCAGGCCTTTAAGTGGTGGTGCAGCCCGAGGAATGATGGTAAGCACGATGATTTCGAGTGGACCAGATTCATTTGCCAGTAAATTATCGGGTGTTTTTCAGGGTGCTTCTGATACCACCTTTTATGTGGTAGCGGTTTACTTTGGTTCTGTTGGAATAAAAAATACGCGTTATGCCATCGGTTCGATGTTATTGGCTGATTTAGTTGGGGTTTGTACAGCTATAGCGCTTAGTTATATGTTCTTTGCGTAA